One window from the genome of Fervidobacterium thailandense encodes:
- a CDS encoding transposase has protein sequence MNEGAQLITVSFNIPNDILESIASIVCKPSKRMYLRKYGNVLFLKLLIIFHFLQSRSIRELYRKIKAKQVIFDEKLPSIQTISYRMKKIDKEKLSGLVKKLIGSIVAIESTRLKKNEKLHLVIDIRREELIAFAISDQRDVRVAEKLIEGIRGKVIADRGYAEAEFVRKTEGYIRPRGKAGKEFTKRPLIGSIYMHRWKIEEFIQRLKMKINFERKKWEDVKVWIEWMLIGRMLVYLVNRIKQEPRTLEILLN, from the coding sequence TCCCTAACGATATTCTCGAGTCTATCGCAAGTATCGTTTGTAAACCTTCTAAACGTATGTATCTTCGCAAGTATGGCAATGTCCTCTTTCTCAAACTCTTGATCATTTTCCACTTCCTCCAATCACGCTCGATTAGAGAACTATACAGGAAAATAAAAGCTAAGCAAGTAATTTTCGATGAAAAACTCCCATCGATACAGACAATAAGTTATCGAATGAAGAAAATAGACAAAGAGAAACTATCCGGGCTCGTTAAAAAACTGATCGGGAGTATCGTGGCTATAGAAAGCACAAGGCTAAAAAAGAACGAAAAGCTCCATCTGGTAATAGACATCCGAAGAGAAGAGTTAATAGCTTTTGCAATAAGCGACCAAAGGGACGTACGAGTAGCTGAAAAACTAATCGAAGGGATAAGGGGAAAAGTAATAGCGGACAGAGGATATGCCGAAGCTGAGTTCGTAAGGAAAACAGAAGGGTACATAAGGCCCAGGGGGAAAGCGGGAAAAGAATTTACTAAAAGGCCGTTGATAGGAAGTATATACATGCACAGGTGGAAAATAGAGGAATTCATTCAACGGCTGAAGATGAAGATAAATTTTGAGCGGAAAAAGTGGGAAGACGTGAAAGTATGGATAGAGTGGATGCTAATAGGGAGGATGTTAGTGTACTTGGTAAATCGAATAAAGCAAGAACCAAGGACACTTGAAATTCTTCTTAATTAG